The Corynebacterium confusum genome has a window encoding:
- a CDS encoding error-prone DNA polymerase, producing MGFNGGRALSWSRLERILSGRPALIPVPVNHSSEQDVPRETKKSAVSFAELHAVSSYSFLQGASEPEELVERAVEIGLESLALVDRDGFYGLMKFAEAAARAGLPTVFGAELSLDEGVLTVLARGPEGYRRLSRLIAQAKMAAGEKNKTAYPPLAQVAHALGEEVVYLADVDWVDRLDQLVGTVGASNVVLEYASTMVPADADRHRRLDSARKDWGLRAIASARPAAARRGQARLAAAKNALAHRQSLQQADPDQHPMGASWLRSGEDMARLLPGREDLLAATAELGRECSFSWDVLVPNLPHFDVPDGHTEMTWLRELVYARARKRYASRPADIRERAKRQIEHELAVVEQLGFPGYFLIVTDLVDFCRRKNILCQGRGSAANSTVCFALGITNAEPISAGLLFERFLSPDRDGPPDIDVDIESGRREEVIQYVYSAYGRQQAAQVANVNTYRRKGATRDAARALGYPQGSADAWSKGTDEPPADVVALAEEFLGQPRHLGIHSGGMVLCDRPIADVVPMEWARMEGRSVLQWDKDDCAAAGLVKFDLLGLGMLEALHHMQDLVAESTGRQVNLWELDLAEEAVYDMLCRADAVGVFQVESRAQLATLPRLKPRVFFDLVVEVALIRPGPIQGGSVHPYLRRRDGLEEVTYDHPVLEKSLGKTLGIPLFQEQLMQIAVDAAGFTGAQADDLRRAMGSKRSPAKMAALKDQFFAGLAATHGITGETADKLWNKIVAFAAYGFPESHSQSFASLVYFSAWFKHHYPAQFCVGLLRAQPMGFYSPQSLIQDARRHGVPVRPVSINASGKESSVETCGPTPPQPGGPPGPVAIRLGLGLVKGLGDKAAERVEANAPYTDIPDLSRRAGLKVAQVEALAEAGALDCLGLSRRQALWQAGVAATERAGMLPGMSAISAPALPGMSSFELLAQDIAATGVSHDRQPMSAVRGALDAAGILRARDLAAVPDGTRVRLAGIITHRQRPQTAAGLIFLGMEDETGPMNVMVSPGLWKRQKVLARTAKALVIRGIVQNATGAVSVVADKLEPLDIGEYFSRGSRDFR from the coding sequence GTGGGGTTTAACGGCGGACGGGCACTGAGCTGGTCGCGGCTGGAGAGGATCCTTTCTGGCCGCCCGGCGCTCATACCTGTACCCGTAAACCACAGTTCTGAGCAGGACGTACCGCGCGAAACAAAGAAGTCCGCGGTGTCGTTTGCGGAGCTGCACGCCGTGTCGAGTTACTCGTTTCTGCAGGGTGCGTCCGAGCCGGAGGAGTTGGTCGAACGTGCAGTTGAAATAGGGCTAGAATCCCTGGCGCTGGTGGACAGGGACGGGTTCTACGGCCTGATGAAATTCGCCGAAGCCGCCGCCCGCGCCGGGCTGCCCACGGTCTTCGGCGCCGAGCTGAGCCTGGACGAGGGCGTCCTGACGGTGCTGGCGCGCGGCCCGGAGGGCTACCGGCGCTTGTCGCGGCTTATCGCCCAGGCCAAGATGGCGGCCGGGGAGAAGAATAAGACCGCCTACCCGCCGCTGGCGCAGGTCGCCCACGCCCTGGGCGAGGAGGTGGTCTACCTCGCCGACGTGGACTGGGTGGACCGGCTAGACCAGCTGGTGGGCACCGTCGGGGCCAGCAACGTGGTGCTCGAATACGCCAGCACCATGGTGCCGGCGGACGCGGACCGCCACCGCCGGTTAGATAGTGCCCGAAAAGACTGGGGGCTGCGGGCTATAGCGAGCGCCCGCCCGGCAGCGGCGCGGCGCGGCCAGGCCCGCCTGGCGGCGGCGAAGAACGCCTTGGCCCACCGGCAGTCCCTGCAGCAGGCGGACCCGGACCAGCACCCGATGGGGGCGAGCTGGCTGCGCTCCGGCGAGGACATGGCGCGTCTGCTGCCCGGGCGGGAGGATCTGCTGGCTGCCACGGCCGAGCTGGGGCGCGAATGCAGCTTTAGCTGGGACGTTTTGGTGCCCAACCTGCCGCACTTTGACGTACCGGACGGGCACACGGAGATGACCTGGCTGCGCGAGCTGGTCTACGCGCGGGCGCGCAAGCGCTACGCCAGCCGGCCGGCCGATATCCGCGAGCGCGCGAAAAGGCAGATAGAGCACGAACTCGCCGTGGTGGAGCAGCTGGGCTTTCCCGGCTATTTCCTCATCGTCACGGACCTGGTGGATTTCTGCCGCCGGAAAAACATCCTGTGCCAGGGCCGCGGTTCTGCCGCCAACTCCACGGTCTGCTTCGCCCTCGGTATCACGAACGCGGAGCCCATCTCCGCGGGCCTGCTCTTTGAGCGCTTCCTGTCCCCGGATCGGGACGGCCCGCCGGATATCGACGTCGATATTGAGTCCGGCCGCCGCGAGGAGGTCATCCAGTACGTCTACTCCGCCTACGGGCGCCAGCAGGCCGCGCAGGTGGCCAACGTCAACACCTACCGCCGCAAGGGCGCGACCCGGGACGCCGCCCGCGCCCTGGGCTACCCGCAGGGCAGCGCGGACGCCTGGTCGAAGGGCACTGACGAGCCTCCGGCGGACGTGGTCGCACTCGCCGAGGAATTCCTGGGCCAGCCGCGGCACCTGGGCATCCACTCCGGCGGAATGGTGCTGTGCGATAGGCCTATTGCGGACGTGGTGCCCATGGAGTGGGCGCGGATGGAGGGCCGCTCGGTGTTGCAGTGGGACAAGGACGACTGCGCGGCCGCCGGCCTGGTCAAATTCGATCTGCTGGGGCTGGGCATGCTGGAGGCCCTGCACCACATGCAGGACCTGGTGGCCGAGTCCACCGGGCGGCAGGTCAACCTTTGGGAGCTGGACCTGGCGGAGGAGGCCGTCTACGACATGCTCTGCCGGGCTGACGCCGTCGGCGTTTTCCAAGTCGAGTCCCGCGCGCAGCTGGCCACCCTGCCGCGGCTGAAACCCCGCGTCTTCTTCGATCTGGTTGTCGAGGTCGCCCTCATCCGCCCGGGCCCCATCCAGGGCGGATCTGTGCACCCCTACCTGCGCCGGCGCGACGGGCTGGAGGAGGTCACCTACGATCACCCGGTGCTGGAAAAGTCCCTGGGCAAGACGCTGGGGATCCCGCTGTTCCAGGAACAGCTGATGCAGATTGCCGTCGACGCCGCCGGCTTCACCGGCGCTCAGGCTGACGATCTGCGCCGCGCGATGGGCTCGAAGCGCTCGCCGGCAAAGATGGCCGCGCTGAAGGACCAGTTCTTCGCCGGCCTGGCCGCCACCCACGGGATCACCGGGGAGACGGCGGACAAGCTCTGGAACAAGATCGTGGCCTTTGCGGCCTACGGCTTCCCGGAGTCGCACTCCCAGTCCTTTGCCTCCCTGGTGTATTTCTCCGCCTGGTTCAAGCACCACTACCCGGCGCAGTTCTGCGTGGGCTTGCTGCGCGCCCAGCCGATGGGCTTTTATTCCCCGCAGTCGCTCATCCAGGACGCCCGCCGCCACGGGGTGCCGGTGCGCCCGGTCAGCATCAACGCCTCCGGCAAGGAATCGAGCGTGGAGACCTGCGGGCCCACCCCACCCCAACCGGGTGGCCCACCTGGTCCCGTGGCCATCCGCCTAGGCCTGGGCCTGGTCAAGGGACTCGGTGACAAGGCGGCCGAGCGGGTGGAGGCCAACGCGCCGTACACGGACATCCCGGACCTGTCGCGCCGGGCGGGGCTGAAGGTCGCCCAAGTCGAGGCCTTAGCCGAGGCCGGCGCCCTGGACTGTCTGGGGCTAAGCCGCCGGCAGGCGCTGTGGCAGGCCGGGGTGGCGGCCACCGAGCGCGCCGGCATGCTGCCCGGCATGTCTGCGATCTCCGCGCCGGCCCTGCCCGGCATGTCCTCCTTCGAGCTGCTGGCCCAAGACATCGCCGCCACCGGGGTCAGCCACGACCGACAGCCGATGTCCGCGGTGCGCGGGGCCCTGGATGCCGCCGGCATCCTGCGGGCACGCGACCTGGCCGCGGTCCCGGACGGCACCCGCGTGCGCCTGGCCGGGATCATCACGCATCGGCAGCGCCCGCAGACGGCCGCCGGCCTCATCTTCTTAGGGATGGAGGATGAGACCGGGCCGATGAACGTGATGGTCTCGCCTGGGCTGTGGAAGCGGCAGAAGGTGCTCGCGCGCACGGCCAAGGCGCTGGTCATCCGCGGTATCGTCCAAAATGCCACGGGCGCGGTCAGCGTGGTGGCGGACAAGCTCGAGCCGCTGGATATCGGCGAATATTTCAGCCGCGGCTCGCGGGACTTCCGCTAG
- a CDS encoding response regulator, with protein MVTVFLVDDHSVFRAGVRAELADKVDIVGDAGTVAEAIRGINETRPDVVLLDVHMPDGGGLAVIQGIEPGPKFLALSVSDAAEDVIALIRAGARGYVTKNIDGAELARAVEQVYDGDAYFSPRLAGFVLDAFAAGEPAPEPEGEPKPLPAQGEDPIVDALTPRELEVLRLLARGYTYREIGQKLFISIKTVETHASNILRKTQQSNRYQLTRWAASRDLD; from the coding sequence ATGGTTACTGTCTTCTTGGTCGATGATCACTCCGTCTTCCGCGCCGGGGTGCGCGCGGAGTTGGCCGACAAAGTAGACATCGTGGGGGACGCCGGGACGGTCGCCGAGGCCATCCGTGGTATCAACGAGACCCGCCCGGACGTGGTCCTGCTGGACGTGCACATGCCGGACGGTGGTGGCCTGGCCGTCATCCAGGGCATTGAGCCGGGCCCGAAGTTTTTGGCGCTGAGCGTTTCCGATGCCGCGGAAGACGTCATCGCGCTGATCCGCGCCGGGGCGCGCGGATACGTGACCAAGAATATCGACGGCGCGGAGCTGGCGCGGGCGGTCGAGCAGGTCTACGACGGGGACGCGTATTTCTCCCCGCGGCTGGCCGGCTTCGTGCTGGACGCCTTCGCCGCCGGCGAGCCGGCTCCGGAACCGGAGGGCGAGCCCAAGCCCCTGCCCGCCCAGGGCGAGGATCCGATAGTCGACGCGCTGACCCCGCGCGAGCTGGAGGTACTGCGCCTGCTGGCGCGCGGCTATACCTACCGTGAAATCGGGCAGAAGCTGTTCATCTCCATTAAAACTGTGGAAACGCACGCCTCTAATATCCTGCGCAAGACCCAGCAGTCCAACCGCTACCAGCTCACCCGCTGGGCGGCTAGCCGCGACCTAGACTGA
- a CDS encoding sucrase ferredoxin, translating to MSTAEKIGENGATEALCSDVCVEPLAGSAKQESVYVLFEWPGGWSHDILDGGTFTPELTARLKDKLDGQAGLQLIRRPGRAGRQVGSVHRCYLVWAEHGEMEMLLLEGPEDILNLDLSGPGRNGGGELDTPLVLVCTHSKRDKCCAIKGRPLAAQLGEIFPAIVWETSHTKGHRFAPSVLLMPWGYSFGRLNLEAAREMTKRALNGSYFYPANRGRGLYSQRGQVAELEVARRLIEAGEDLGYADLRPTDAGSGPVRVTHRDGRHWDIELVQREYDGIVASCGKEPKSSLIWEVA from the coding sequence ATGTCAACAGCTGAAAAGATCGGGGAAAACGGGGCGACTGAAGCGTTGTGCTCCGACGTGTGCGTCGAGCCGCTGGCGGGTTCCGCGAAGCAGGAATCCGTTTATGTCCTCTTCGAGTGGCCCGGCGGGTGGTCCCACGACATCCTGGACGGCGGCACCTTTACCCCGGAGCTCACCGCCCGGCTGAAGGACAAGCTCGACGGGCAGGCGGGCCTCCAGCTCATTCGGCGCCCCGGCCGGGCCGGCCGCCAGGTCGGCAGCGTGCACCGCTGCTACCTGGTCTGGGCCGAGCACGGGGAAATGGAAATGCTCCTGCTGGAAGGCCCGGAAGATATCCTCAACCTGGATCTTTCCGGCCCGGGCCGCAACGGCGGCGGTGAGCTGGACACGCCCTTGGTGCTGGTGTGCACCCACTCCAAGCGCGACAAGTGTTGCGCCATCAAGGGTCGCCCGCTGGCCGCTCAGCTGGGCGAGATCTTCCCGGCGATTGTCTGGGAGACCTCCCACACCAAGGGCCACCGCTTCGCCCCCTCGGTGCTGTTGATGCCGTGGGGCTATTCCTTCGGCCGCCTGAACCTGGAGGCCGCGCGCGAGATGACCAAGCGGGCCTTAAACGGCAGCTATTTCTACCCGGCCAATCGCGGCCGCGGCCTGTATTCCCAGCGCGGGCAGGTCGCCGAGCTGGAGGTCGCCCGCCGCCTCATCGAGGCCGGCGAGGACCTGGGATATGCGGATCTGCGCCCCACGGACGCCGGTTCCGGGCCGGTGCGCGTCACCCACCGCGACGGGCGGCACTGGGACATCGAGCTGGTCCAGCGCGAATATGACGGCATCGTCGCCTCCTGCGGGAAGGAGCCGAAGTCCTCCCTCATCTGGGAAGTCGCCTAA
- a CDS encoding ATP-binding protein yields MSTPPSEPAAYSQRRAAPYPAMVRPQQDKMVAGVASGVAENLGVDILWVRLALAGLALVSGVGLILYAGLWICTPAREDAQAPASQWEIPRWGWGLVVALALAAGVSIATVVLGVPPQVLMPLAFVAVGALLAWQAYDRSTNTLLGMGSLAAGFALVLAGTVVMAVFWDREHGFSSALVASLLTMLGLGVLVIPLVLKLWRSLAEEKAAKAAADERTAIASKLHDSVLQTLALIQKRADDGPEVARLARSQERQLRAWLFDADSATPETIFGAVEAACAEVEDLFNVRINPVTVGQDAPLSDNTKLAVEAAREALVNAGKHAQVETVDVFCEVRAGELTLFVRDRGVGFDPAAVAADRHGIRDSIRQRMERAGGAARLDSQPGGGTEVELTVAL; encoded by the coding sequence ATGAGTACTCCCCCGTCCGAGCCCGCCGCGTATTCCCAGCGGCGCGCGGCACCCTACCCGGCCATGGTGCGCCCGCAGCAGGACAAGATGGTCGCCGGCGTGGCCAGCGGTGTGGCCGAGAACCTGGGCGTGGACATCCTCTGGGTGCGCCTGGCACTGGCCGGGCTGGCGCTGGTCTCCGGGGTGGGGCTGATCCTGTACGCGGGCCTGTGGATCTGCACCCCGGCCCGGGAGGACGCCCAGGCCCCGGCCTCGCAGTGGGAGATCCCGCGCTGGGGCTGGGGGCTGGTGGTGGCCCTCGCGCTGGCGGCCGGGGTATCCATTGCGACGGTGGTGCTGGGTGTGCCGCCGCAGGTGCTGATGCCGCTGGCTTTCGTTGCGGTGGGCGCCTTGTTGGCCTGGCAGGCCTACGACCGCTCGACGAATACGCTGCTCGGCATGGGCAGCCTCGCGGCCGGCTTTGCCCTGGTGCTGGCCGGAACGGTGGTCATGGCGGTGTTCTGGGACCGCGAGCACGGGTTCAGCTCGGCGCTGGTGGCCTCCCTGCTGACCATGTTGGGGTTGGGCGTGCTGGTCATCCCGCTGGTGCTGAAGCTGTGGCGCTCGCTGGCGGAGGAAAAAGCGGCGAAGGCGGCGGCGGACGAGCGGACGGCTATTGCCTCCAAGCTGCACGACTCGGTGCTGCAGACCCTGGCGCTTATCCAGAAACGCGCCGACGATGGCCCGGAGGTCGCGCGGCTGGCGCGTTCCCAGGAGCGCCAGCTGCGGGCCTGGCTTTTCGATGCCGACTCCGCCACCCCGGAGACCATCTTTGGCGCGGTGGAAGCCGCCTGCGCCGAGGTCGAGGACCTGTTCAACGTGCGGATTAACCCGGTGACCGTGGGACAGGACGCGCCCCTGAGCGACAACACCAAGCTGGCGGTCGAGGCGGCTCGCGAGGCGCTAGTCAACGCCGGCAAGCACGCGCAGGTGGAAACGGTCGATGTCTTCTGCGAGGTGCGGGCGGGCGAGCTGACCCTGTTCGTGCGCGACCGCGGCGTGGGCTTCGACCCGGCTGCGGTGGCGGCCGACCGCCACGGGATCCGGGACTCCATCCGGCAGCGCATGGAACGCGCGGGCGGTGCGGCACGGCTGGATAGCCAGCCCGGGGGCGGCACGGAAGTGGAGCTCACGGTAGCGTTATAG
- a CDS encoding methionine ABC transporter ATP-binding protein, with product MTESLTTGTRVEFRHVSKVFEHKKTTTQALDDINLAVEPGEIMGIIGYSGAGKSTLVRLINGLDTPTEGELLLGETNIAGMSEKKLRSLRRSIGMIFQQFNLFNSRTAAGNIEYPLQLAGVAKAERKRRVQELLEFVGLGDKGSSYPEQLSGGQKQRVGIARALATNPRLLLADEATSALDPQTTHEVLELLRQVNQKFGITIVVITHEMEVVRSIADKVAVMEEGRVVEQGSIYEVFSNPQTPVAQRFVSTSLRNTPDHVEADDLLAHEGRLFTINLTENSGFFGAAAKLRERGVSISIVHGGVTTLQQHSFGKMTVRLNGPDEAIEEFYHTMSQTTDIQEIKR from the coding sequence GTGACCGAATCACTCACTACCGGAACCCGCGTCGAGTTCCGCCACGTATCGAAGGTCTTTGAGCATAAAAAGACCACCACCCAGGCGCTCGACGATATCAACCTGGCCGTGGAGCCCGGCGAAATCATGGGCATCATCGGCTACTCCGGCGCCGGCAAGTCCACCCTGGTGCGCCTCATCAACGGGCTCGACACCCCGACCGAGGGCGAGCTGTTGCTGGGCGAGACCAACATCGCCGGCATGTCGGAGAAGAAGCTGCGCTCCCTGCGCCGCTCCATCGGCATGATTTTCCAGCAGTTCAACCTGTTTAACTCCCGCACGGCCGCCGGCAACATCGAATACCCGCTGCAGCTGGCCGGCGTGGCCAAGGCCGAGCGCAAGCGGCGCGTGCAGGAGCTGCTGGAATTCGTCGGCCTGGGCGACAAGGGCTCGAGCTACCCAGAGCAGCTCTCCGGCGGGCAGAAGCAGCGCGTCGGCATCGCCCGCGCGCTGGCCACCAACCCGCGCCTCCTGCTGGCCGACGAGGCCACCTCCGCGCTTGACCCGCAGACCACCCACGAGGTCCTGGAGCTGCTGCGCCAGGTCAACCAGAAATTCGGCATCACCATCGTGGTCATTACCCACGAGATGGAGGTCGTGCGCTCCATCGCCGACAAGGTCGCCGTCATGGAGGAAGGCCGCGTGGTCGAGCAGGGCTCCATCTACGAGGTTTTTTCCAATCCGCAGACCCCGGTGGCACAGCGCTTCGTGTCCACCTCCCTGCGTAACACCCCGGACCACGTCGAGGCCGACGACCTGCTGGCCCACGAGGGCCGCTTGTTCACCATCAACCTGACGGAAAACTCCGGCTTCTTCGGCGCGGCCGCCAAGCTGCGCGAGCGCGGCGTGTCCATCTCCATCGTTCACGGCGGGGTGACCACCTTGCAGCAGCACTCCTTCGGCAAGATGACCGTCCGCCTCAACGGCCCTGACGAGGCCATCGAGGAGTTCTACCACACCATGTCCCAGACCACCGACATTCAGGAGATCAAGCGATGA
- a CDS encoding AMIN-like domain-containing (lipo)protein has protein sequence MSVPDRARRAQIAAIFITAACGLSACSTDGSRDMLAGIGVAHPTDSSSADSDKQDQNVSGPSPLGDADKEMKTQRPPAPARLMVTNMRIGQHPGFERVVFDLEGEGQPGWFVDFQDQPTQQGSGKRINYYGATALNVNIDGTVLPYELGKDDPALGTMTGYGSIITEVTSAGTFEDRSQFIIGLDQARPYSVEVLTDPKRVVVDVLDR, from the coding sequence ATGTCTGTCCCTGACCGAGCCCGCCGGGCCCAAATTGCAGCAATTTTTATCACCGCTGCGTGTGGCCTGTCTGCCTGCTCTACAGACGGCTCCCGGGACATGCTCGCCGGGATTGGCGTCGCCCACCCCACGGATTCTTCCTCGGCGGACTCCGACAAGCAGGATCAGAACGTCTCCGGTCCCAGCCCCCTGGGGGACGCCGACAAGGAGATGAAGACCCAGCGCCCACCGGCACCCGCCCGGCTGATGGTGACCAACATGCGCATCGGCCAGCACCCCGGCTTTGAGCGCGTGGTCTTCGACCTAGAGGGCGAGGGCCAGCCCGGCTGGTTCGTCGATTTCCAGGACCAGCCCACCCAGCAGGGCTCCGGCAAACGCATCAACTACTACGGCGCCACTGCCCTCAACGTCAACATCGACGGCACCGTCCTGCCCTACGAGCTGGGCAAGGACGACCCGGCACTCGGCACCATGACCGGGTACGGAAGCATCATCACCGAGGTCACCAGCGCCGGCACCTTCGAGGACCGCTCCCAGTTCATCATCGGCCTCGACCAGGCCCGGCCCTATTCCGTGGAGGTCCTCACCGACCCGAAGCGCGTGGTCGTCGACGTCCTTGACCGTTAG
- a CDS encoding DNA polymerase Y family protein, with the protein MSAPAVRIAALWFPDWPIQAARYAETLPEDAGAGSPIGVLAGGAVKVCNTAARRAGVHRGMRVRAAQAVCPELVVWESQPEREGAVFAEIVESLDAVASSIEVIRPGLVVVDAAAAARFHGGEATAVEMLVDAAARQGLDMTVGVADELATAIIAARDRGLGAVVEPGTSRQFLAPRSSQVLAAEVSLGCPPELVAQFVRLGLPTLGDVAQLPLHQVTSRFGHAGRRCHAIASAQPDRRVAPELTGAELDVWMRPEDPLERVDAAAFAARQLATQLHQRLSAAGLSCLRLRVSAQWADGTELRRVWRTRAALSESATADRVRWQLDGWLVGNQAEGGIVGLGLEPLEVAQPEQHSLVESGAGSAARAQQVIERVQSQLGIDKVVQPVDRGGRGVAERVDFVPYGERVEPAPPGAWPGRIPAPLPAQLELDHPSANHPAARIRMINAEGHDVFVTEEGLLSAEPAGLAWGKNRYLVTAWAGPWPVDTGWWTAAGTRLARLQIVGTDQEKTRAWLLNWQAGRWTVEASYV; encoded by the coding sequence ATGAGCGCGCCGGCAGTGCGGATTGCTGCGCTCTGGTTTCCCGACTGGCCCATCCAGGCCGCCCGCTACGCCGAGACCTTGCCGGAGGACGCGGGGGCGGGCAGCCCCATCGGGGTCCTTGCCGGCGGGGCCGTGAAGGTCTGCAATACCGCCGCGCGCCGCGCCGGGGTCCACCGCGGCATGCGGGTGCGGGCGGCCCAGGCGGTCTGTCCGGAGCTTGTAGTCTGGGAGTCCCAGCCGGAGCGCGAGGGCGCCGTCTTCGCAGAAATCGTGGAATCCCTGGACGCGGTGGCCTCGTCCATTGAGGTCATCCGCCCCGGCCTCGTGGTGGTGGACGCCGCCGCGGCCGCCCGCTTCCACGGCGGGGAGGCCACCGCGGTGGAGATGTTGGTCGACGCCGCCGCGCGCCAAGGCCTGGACATGACGGTCGGGGTGGCCGATGAGCTGGCCACCGCCATTATCGCGGCCCGGGACCGCGGGCTCGGCGCGGTGGTGGAGCCGGGGACCTCCCGACAGTTCTTGGCCCCGCGCAGCTCCCAGGTGCTGGCCGCGGAGGTCTCCCTGGGCTGCCCGCCGGAGCTGGTCGCCCAGTTCGTGCGGCTGGGCCTGCCCACCTTGGGGGATGTGGCGCAGCTGCCGCTGCACCAGGTCACCAGCCGCTTCGGCCACGCCGGGCGGCGGTGCCACGCCATCGCCAGCGCGCAGCCGGACCGGCGGGTCGCTCCGGAGCTGACGGGTGCTGAGCTGGACGTGTGGATGCGCCCGGAGGATCCGCTGGAGCGCGTGGACGCCGCCGCGTTCGCCGCCCGCCAGCTGGCCACCCAGCTGCACCAGCGCTTGAGCGCGGCCGGGCTGTCGTGCCTGCGCCTGCGCGTGAGCGCGCAATGGGCCGACGGCACGGAGCTGCGGCGGGTCTGGCGCACGCGCGCGGCGCTGAGCGAATCCGCCACCGCCGACCGGGTGCGCTGGCAGCTCGACGGCTGGCTGGTGGGCAACCAGGCCGAGGGCGGCATCGTGGGGCTCGGGCTGGAGCCGCTGGAGGTCGCCCAGCCGGAGCAGCACAGCCTGGTGGAATCCGGGGCGGGTTCGGCGGCCCGCGCCCAGCAGGTCATCGAGCGCGTCCAGTCCCAGCTGGGCATCGACAAGGTGGTCCAGCCGGTAGACCGCGGCGGCCGCGGGGTGGCCGAGCGGGTGGACTTCGTCCCCTACGGCGAGCGGGTCGAGCCCGCGCCGCCGGGCGCCTGGCCGGGCCGGATACCGGCGCCGCTGCCGGCCCAGCTGGAGCTCGACCACCCGAGCGCGAACCACCCGGCCGCCCGCATCCGGATGATCAATGCCGAAGGCCACGATGTCTTCGTCACCGAGGAGGGCTTGCTCTCGGCCGAGCCGGCCGGCCTGGCCTGGGGAAAAAACCGCTACCTGGTCACCGCGTGGGCGGGCCCGTGGCCGGTGGACACGGGCTGGTGGACGGCCGCCGGCACGCGCCTAGCGCGGCTGCAGATAGTCGGCACGGATCAAGAAAAGACGCGGGCCTGGCTGCTCAATTGGCAAGCTGGCCGGTGGACGGTTGAGGCCAGCTACGTCTAG
- a CDS encoding methionine ABC transporter permease — protein MTTTILAAADWGRLSGTLMEAVVDTLIMVSLTMIIGGILGLILGVLLYTTRPSGILANRFIYTILNIAVNIIRPIPFIILLAFVQPVTVAVMGSSIGREPATFVMAFAATFAVARIVEQNLVSIDPGVIEAARAMGAGPWKIITSVIIPEALGPLVLGYTFLFIAVVDMSAMAGYVGGGGLGDFAIVYGYRAYEWQVTVVATLIIIVMVQAAQFLGNWVSAKIMRR, from the coding sequence ATGACGACAACTATCTTGGCCGCAGCGGACTGGGGCCGCCTGTCCGGCACCCTCATGGAGGCGGTCGTCGACACCCTCATCATGGTCTCGCTAACCATGATCATCGGCGGCATCCTGGGCCTTATCCTCGGCGTCCTCCTCTACACCACCCGCCCGTCGGGAATCCTGGCTAACCGGTTTATCTACACGATCCTCAACATCGCGGTAAACATCATCCGGCCTATCCCGTTCATCATCTTGCTGGCGTTCGTGCAACCGGTCACCGTGGCCGTGATGGGCTCGTCCATTGGCCGCGAGCCCGCCACCTTCGTCATGGCCTTTGCCGCCACCTTCGCCGTGGCCCGCATCGTCGAGCAAAACCTCGTGAGCATCGACCCCGGCGTCATCGAGGCCGCCCGCGCGATGGGCGCCGGCCCCTGGAAGATCATCACCAGCGTGATCATCCCCGAGGCCCTCGGCCCGCTGGTGCTCGGCTACACCTTCCTGTTCATCGCCGTGGTCGACATGTCCGCCATGGCCGGCTACGTCGGCGGCGGCGGCCTGGGTGACTTCGCCATCGTCTACGGCTACCGCGCCTACGAGTGGCAGGTCACCGTCGTGGCCACCCTGATCATCATCGTCATGGTCCAGGCCGCCCAGTTCCTGGGCAACTGGGTCTCGGCCAAGATCATGCGCCGCTAA
- a CDS encoding MetQ/NlpA family ABC transporter substrate-binding protein — MQIRRALAAAAATVVAATGLVACSSDSEGGEITKDSKISVGTTDASKKAWAAFETVAKDQGFDLDIVNYSDYTTPNQALEQGELDTNNFQHLKFLAEYNKGNGTDLVPIAATEIVPLALFWKDHDSLDGIEGETVAVPNDSTNQGRAINLLVQQNLVTLKQDGLLTPTPADIDEKASKVKVTPVGAEQTTSAYSEGTPAVINNSFLERAGIDPTTAVVQDDPNSEEAEPYINAFVVRSEDADNETLKELAKIWHTPEVQEAVQEDSKGTSVSVERTPEELQDILSRLEEEL, encoded by the coding sequence ATGCAGATCCGTCGCGCTCTTGCCGCAGCCGCCGCCACCGTCGTGGCAGCGACCGGCCTCGTTGCTTGCTCCTCCGACTCCGAGGGAGGGGAAATCACCAAGGACTCGAAGATCTCCGTCGGCACCACCGACGCCTCCAAGAAGGCCTGGGCGGCGTTTGAGACCGTCGCCAAGGACCAGGGCTTCGACCTGGACATCGTCAATTACTCGGACTACACCACCCCGAACCAGGCCCTGGAGCAGGGCGAGCTGGACACCAACAACTTCCAGCACCTGAAGTTCCTGGCCGAGTACAACAAGGGCAACGGCACCGACCTGGTACCGATCGCCGCCACCGAGATCGTGCCGCTGGCCCTGTTCTGGAAGGACCACGACTCCCTGGACGGCATCGAGGGCGAGACCGTCGCGGTCCCGAACGACTCCACCAACCAGGGCCGCGCCATCAACCTGCTGGTCCAGCAGAACCTGGTCACCCTGAAGCAGGACGGGCTTTTGACCCCGACCCCGGCCGACATTGATGAGAAGGCCTCCAAGGTCAAGGTCACCCCGGTCGGCGCCGAGCAGACCACCTCCGCCTACAGCGAGGGCACCCCGGCTGTCATCAACAACTCCTTCCTGGAGCGCGCCGGCATCGACCCGACCACCGCGGTGGTCCAGGACGACCCGAACTCCGAGGAGGCCGAGCCCTACATCAACGCCTTCGTCGTGCGCTCGGAGGACGCCGACAACGAGACCCTTAAGGAGCTCGCCAAGATCTGGCACACCCCCGAGGTCCAGGAAGCCGTGCAGGAAGACTCCAAGGGCACGTCCGTTTCCGTGGAGCGCACCCCGGAGGAGCTGCAGGACATCCTCAGCCGCCTCGAGGAAGAGCTCTAA